A window of the Trichoplusia ni isolate ovarian cell line Hi5 chromosome 4, tn1, whole genome shotgun sequence genome harbors these coding sequences:
- the LOC113492471 gene encoding probable methyltransferase-like protein 15 homolog → MTTQYKKFTRLLAKWPVDATKGERDLGKFIRDKVKLAFESSEKQNLDSELCNRQYNSLNKLADNHYKNKYKRKHSSTATGLSTEECNVILSNEVLEYLKEENKVLARRLSTEQVQYRDHTPVMLNEALKHLNPKDDELYIDMTFGAGGHSRKILEAANCKLITLDRDPVAYEKATKLAEEYPKRVIPLLGRFSELPALLKAKEISQSTIDGMLFDFGCSSMQLDVGERGFSISKNGYLDMRMDADRDPDQITAREVLATADEHELYKIFKIYGEEKKAAKIAQTIIQARYMIKNIETTEELVDLVNSCCPDEVRLDKLQRPQSNATKVFQALRIFVNNELNEINYGMVIAKHYLKINGRLVTICFHSLEDTIVKRHIAGNLINEVANPVPLKYLSPTLVKNKDTIRHFLDTPWQAINKHVEVPSDDEVERNPRSRSARLRAAIKVK, encoded by the exons AGACCTTGGAAAGTTCATCAGAGACAAAGTAAAGTTAGCATTTGAGTCATCAGAGAAGCAAAATTTGGATTCGGAGCTCTGCAATCGTCAATACAATTCTCTCAACAAGTTAGCTGATAaccattacaaaaataagtataaaagaAAGCATAGTAGTACTGCTACAGGACTAAGCACAGAAGAGTGCAACGTCATCCTATCTAACGAAGTACTCGAGTATCTTAAGGAAGAAAACAA GGTTCTTGCCCGGAGACTTTCCACCGAACAAGTTCAATATCGAGATCATACACCAGTTATGCTAAATGAAGCCCTCAAACATTTAAATCCAAAAGATGATGAATTATACATAGATATGACATTTGGAGCAGGAGGTCACTCAAGAAAAATACTAGAAGCTGCTAATTGTAAACTTATAACTTTAGACAGAGACCCTGTAGCATATGAAAAGGCAACAAAATTGGCTGAAGAATATCCAAAGAGAGTAATACCTTTACTGGGCAGGTTCAGTGAACTCCCAGCTCTATTGAAAGCTAAAGAAATAAGCCAATCCACAATAGACGGCATGTTGTTTGACTTTGGATGTTCTTCTATGCAACTGGATGTAGGAGAAAGAGGGTTTTCTATAAGCAAAAATGGGTATTTAGACATGAGAATGGATGCAGACCGAGACCCAGATCAAATAACAGCAAGAGAGGTATTAGCAACAGCTGATGAGCAtgaactttacaaaatattcaaaatatatggAGAGGAGAAAAAAGCAGCAAAAATAGCACAAACAATCATACAAGCTAGATACATGATCAAAAATATAGAGACAACAGAAGAATTAGTTGATCTCGTCAACTCATGTTGCCCAGATGAAGTGAGGCTAGATAAACTGCAAAGGCCACAATCAAATGCTACTAAAGTTTTTCAAGCATTACGTATTTTCGTCAACAATGAGTTGAATGAAATCAACTATGGGATGGTAATAGCCAAACATTATTTGAAGATTAATGGGAGATTAGTTACAATTTGTTTCCATTCTCTTGAGGATACAATTGTAAAACGACATATTGctggaaatttaattaatgaggTTGCCAACCCTGTACCACTGAAATATTTAAGTCCAACTTTGGTTAAGAACAAAGATACTATTAGACATTTCCTGGACACCCCTTGGCAAGCGATTAATAAGCATGTAGAGGTTCCTAGTGATGATGAGGTGGAGAGAAATCCCAGAAGCCGCAGTGCTAGACTGC